Proteins encoded by one window of Melospiza georgiana isolate bMelGeo1 chromosome 18, bMelGeo1.pri, whole genome shotgun sequence:
- the SRRD gene encoding SRR1-like protein, with product MAALAGGRRAGRARRRRGKKEEDDEEEEGDGGPGIEAVLRRLREARDDLLSSGFWAASAGAVRAPLGSEPPARCVCYGLGRFGRCPIARYQLAFLLLLLDELRVPPARCALFDPAFSAWEAAALRALGLCLLPENEEGKHGIEGVTTLFYMVHCGKALYNNLLWSNWSPAALSKLVIIGNSFRGIEERLLSRILERDYSYIAKVLKGVEEVALPSHPRYLDTFNDTSVHWFPLDKLQELSPEVWDFVEEPMYQDCEDLEIIRKGEEATAKS from the exons ATGGCGGCGCTGGCGGGAGGGCGGCGAGCGGGGCgcgcccggcggcggcggggcaagaaggaggaggatgatgaggaggaggaaggggatggCGGCCCCGGAATAGAAGCGGTGCTGCGGCGGCTGCGAGAGGCGCG GGACGATCTGCTGAGCTCCGGCTTCTGGGCGGCGAGCGCCG GAGCCGTGCGGGCCCCGCTGGGCTCGGAGCCGCCCGCCCGCTGCGTGTGCTACGGGCTGGGCCGCTTCGGGCGCTGCCCCATCGCCCGCTACCAGCTcgccttcctgctgctgctgctggacgAGCTGAGG GTGCCGCCCGCACGCTGTGCACTGTTCGACCCGGCCTTCTCAGCGTGGGAGGCGGCGGCTCTGCgagcactggggctgtgcctgctccccGAGAATGAG GAGGGGAAGCACGGCATCGAGGGTGTGACCACGCTGTTCTACATGGTGCACTGCGGGAAGGCCCTGTACAACAACCTGCTGTGGAGCAACTGGAGCCCAGCGGCGCTCTCCAAGCTGGTCATCATCGGGAACAGCTTCCGAGGGATCGAGGAGAG ACTGCTGTCCAGAATCTTGGAGAGAGATTATTCTTACATAGCAAAG GTCTTGAAAGGAGTGGAGGAAGTGGCACTCCCCAGTCACCCACGCTACCTGGACACCTTCAATGACACCTCTGTGCACTGGTTTCCCTTGGATAAACTGCAGGAGCTCTCCCCTGAGGTCTGGGACTTTGTGGAGGAGCCGATGTACCAAGATTGTGAGGACCTGGAGATCATCAGGAAGGGGGAGGAAGCTACTGCCAAGTCCTGA